CTGGTTCAGCTGCTCACCCATACAGTGCATTGCAAAGGCAATCCCTCCGGACTTGGGCTTTAGAAGGTGTTTGAAGGGCGATTGCTGTCTTTGATGCTTCTCTTTACTAAACCTTGTTCCTTCAAGAAAGTTCATAATACTGGTGGGTATTAGCTTAAATTTTTCGCAAGATTTTTTCGTCGCTTCAAGATCCTTACCGCGCATCTCCGGATGTTTTTTCAAAAACTCTTTGCTGTAACGCTTCATAAATGGAAAGTCGAGTGCCCACCAGCACATTCCAATCACAGGAACTTTGATCAACTCTTGCTTCACAAAAAATTTCAGGAATGGAATTCTTCGATTAAAAATCGACTGCATCATAAAGATATCAACCCAGCTTTGATGGTTCGCTGTGACCAGATACCATCCATGTTTATCGAGATGCTCTATCCCCTGTACATCCACCTGGGTTCTTTGGGTCAGCTTCATCCATCCTTTATTTAGGGTTATCCACATTTCTGCCCAAGAAATAAAAAAACCCATGAAAATTTTTTGCAGAAAGGCAAAAGGGAGAATAAATCTAAAAACTGAAAACAAGAGTATGGGGGCTGCACAAACCAATGTGCTAACGGCCAGCAACACCGAAGATATGACCAACAGCAAAAACGAAGGGAGAAAGTTAAACATCTAAAGGCTCTTTTAATTTTCCGGGCTTACAGGTCAGGCTGTTACGCCATATTCACAGGTTACCCGTTTCTTTTTTAATATCTTGAAATCCACTTATCACAAACTAAGCGGACTCTGCTCTCATCAGTGTATTTACATAATCCGGGCTACAGGCTGCCTATCGCAATCAACATGGCTGTGTATATTTATGGCTCATGGGAAACTGCTCCACTGCAATAAATTCATGCGCCGAGCGCCTAGGCTTTAGCCGCCCGCGCCAGAGGCAATATCAAACCGCAGCAACTCTGGGAGAGTAACACGCATTTCAACCCCATATTTATTGACTGAATAGTCTGAATCTATCGGCGATACATCAGCGCAAACTGCACGGATAAAACCAGTGACAGCAGCCCAGTGAGCGGCCTCATTTTTTCAGCATGCCCTGGATATGAAAAGGCGCCATTGTACCCTTTCTATAATCATGGATTAGCAACTTTTATCTTCCCACGCCGCAAAGGCACGATAGTGACTGGAGCAGCGTTGCACCCTGCTAAACTTGAGGCTCCAGGTCGTAGAATTGCGCCGGGAGAATAGAATGGGAATTACAGGTAATAAGCAACACTTCCACCGCAAGCAATGGCTCAGCGTACAGCAGGCCGTTGACCACCTGAGTGCATTGTCTGAAGAGCCACTAACCAGTGCACATCTTGCAGACCTGGCCGATGAGCAGCTTCTTAACCTGTACTGGTACCGTCCAGGCCAAAAACTGTCCTTGGAAGATCACAAGGGGACCCGTGAACTAGTAGAGCCTGTCAGGCTCTGTTACGAAAATCCCAGTGACTGGCACGCCATCGTGGATATTTTGCGGAATAATCCAGCGCTGCCCGCCTACGAACATGACACTCCGCTTCTGGAAGATGCCGACGGAAACCGGCTGCGAATCACCTTCGACTACCACCAGCGACCAGAACCGTTTAGCAGCCGCTGGTACCCTACCTATGCGGAGTTAGTGCTCAAGCGCAACGACTTGGAACAACTGGAACCCCACCTGTTTACTAGCCAGGCGGTTGAGACCGGGTTTGAGCGTGAGACCCTACTGAATGTTATCTGGCAGCTGGAACAACTAGCCCTTGGGGATGAAGAGCACTCCACCAGCTGGCTGGCAGACCAACTGGCACAGCGCTCTTCCGCGCTGGATCGGCTATCTTGTGAGCGCATCCTTCAGGCGGCCGAGCGCGAAAGCTCTCCGGGGCGCTCGATATAGCACGGCATTTCCTACTAATACCTTTGACTCCTTCCCCATACTCAGGAACTCCCCATTGGTGGTAGAGCCCAAAGGCTGTACCCTAGTGGCACTTAGCAAATCTAAGTGTGACGTACTACCAATAGGAGAGAGAAGTGCAGGCCAAAAACAGCTCCTCCAGCTACGGCTGGGTAGCCATCGCCCTCCACTGGATAATGGCCCCTGCGATCATAGGGACTTTTATTCTCGGTTGGTGGATGCGCCAGCTATCCTACTACGATCCCTGGTATCAACGAGCCCCTGAAATTCACAAAGGGGTGGGCATCATCCTGCTTGGGTTTCTACTCTTCAGGCTGGCTTGGCGCTTTGCCAACCCATCTCCGGCGAGCAACCCCCAAACACCCAACTGGCAGAAATTTGCCGCCACCGCCACTCATGGACTGATTTACCTGTTACTACTGGCAATCATGGTTTCCGGCTATCTGATTTCTACCGCCGATGGCCGCCCTATCGATGTCTTCAGCATAGTGAGCATCCCTGCAACCTTACAAGGAATTCCCAATCAGGAAGACATTGCGGGATCTATCCACGAAATCCTTGCCTGGGGCCTGATTGGACTCGTAACAGCACATATCTTGGCAGCCCTCAAGCGTCACTTTATTGACCGTGACGGCACACTGCGCAGAATCCTTGGCATCCGTGTAAAGGGCTCTACAGACGATCACTCACACGTACAAACAACACTCTCAACCACCAAATAAGGAAAAAATGACATGAAGAAGCTCTCTGTATTTCTTATTGCAGCTCTGATGGGGACTGTAGCCCAAGCAGCGGAATACAAAATCGACACCAAAGGGGCTCACGCTTTTGTGCAGTTTCGTATCAAGCACCTTGGATACAGCTGGCTGTACGGCCGTTTCGATGACTTCAACGGCTCCTTCTTTTACGATGAAAAGCAGCCAGAAAAATCTTCTATCAATGTCGACATCGATGTAACCAGCCTCAACAGCAATCACGCTGAGCGAGACAAGCACCTGCGCAGTGATGACTTCCTCGATACCGCAAAATTCCCCACTGCTACTTTCAAGAGCACTAGCTTTGAACCTCTGGAAGACGGCAAAGCCCGTCTAAATGGCGAACTGACCCTGCGCGGTATCACTAAGCCAATCACAATTGACGTTACCAATATCGGTGGCGGTAAAGACCCTTGGGGCGGCTACCGCCAGGGCTTCAGTGGAACCACTGAGTTCGAGCTGAAAGAATTCGGTATCAAATCCCTAGGCCCAGCCTCACAGAAAGTTGAGATGATCCTGGATATTGAAGGTATCCGTATCTAACAACAAAAAAGTACACCCCCTGAGCCCGGAAATTCCTCCGGGCTCCCCCTAACTGCGCTTCGCAACACTCCAATAAACAACGCAAGCAGCAGCTGCAGCCAATAGCCAGTCGACGCCTGCCATCAACCCTCTCGGTAAGAAAAAAGCTAGCATTGTGATGACAATACATGTCCCCAATAAAGTCAGCAGTGCTCGCGGGTTCCAGCCACAGAAATAGTAATAACGCCCATCACTTTCGCTGTAATACAACTGCCCTACATCCATCTGGCGCTTCTCTACTAAGTAGTAGTGAGACAATATGACACCATAGGCAGGCGCCAGAAAAACCCCCATCCAGTTTACGAACGCCACTAAACCGATTTGTTTGATAACAGCGGGCCACAAAGCACTAATCAGAAAGGCCAGAAACAGCGTTATCAATGCCGCCCTGCGAAACCCCAGGTACTTTGGCAGAAGATTTGAAATATCGTTAACTGGAGCCACAAAGTTCGCCACCACATTGATGCCGGCCGTTGCTGTAAAAAAAACAACCGCGGCGATCAATGACAGTTCCAGATTCCCAAGCTTCTGCACAATATCAGTGGGATTTGCCAAGTTCTGGTGGAAAACTGACTGGGCGGCGATAGTGGTGAACAGAACAATTATCGCAAAGCCAGTCATATTTATAGTGATTCCCAGCCAATTTCCCCTTCGCATAACAGACACGTTCTTACAGAAGCGAGCAAAATCTCCATAACTTAGGATTATCGGCGCATAGAGAGCCAACATAGTACCTGTGACTTTGATGAGCTGGACCAAGCCATCGCCCCAGGATGCTATAGACCGATCAAAGAAAGTAGCAACAGCAAATGAAAACTGTCTGTCACTGCGAACCACTAGCATCCACAACAGCGCTAGCATCACTCCATAGACACAGGGTGCAGCCAGGTTGATAAACCAACGGATCGTATTGATACCTTTGAAAAATAGAAGAGCTTGAAATAATGAGACAAGTACGAGGGAAGCCCAATCGATCCGGTCCATTGCCAGCCACTGCCCTCCGACAGCTTGAGGCCACCACTCTCTCAGTAATAAAGACATGGCATGGGCAGCAAACCAGGTCTGCGCACCGTACCAAAATATTGCCACGCTCCCCCGAAGCAGCGCAGGGACGTTAGCACCTCGGATCCCCATACTCGCCCTGGCCAATACGGGAAACGGTATACCGCATTTAACACTCGGTTCACCGATTAAATTTAACAAGATGATAATTAAAATTGCTGCAATAGCGATCCCAGCGAGAACCAGCCAAGCATTCGTATTGGGACCGAGGAATAGGGTTGCCGCCAGGGTATAGCCAGCGAGACTTTGTGCAGCGTTGGCCCAAAGGTTAAATATCGTCAGAGTGCCCCAGCGTTTAGCTTCGGGCTTCACCACCGCTAAATTTTCATTCTTTAGCTGCAAAGTGTCACCTAAGTGCATCTGATAAATAGCGCGCCAAAGCAGCTACTTCAAATTAGCCTTTTCAACAATGACATACAAGCCGTCAAAAGTGCCAAATTTAACAGTTAATAATATATATTCTCTTTTACAATTGAGACTTGTTTTCATTAACAGCAAAAGTGGTATCCATTTACCAAATTAGCAGTAATGCCGCTAGCACTGGCGCACAACTGTGAAATATATTGTGTAGCCATCGATTAAAGAAGATCCGGTCGACAAAGATACAGGCAAGTATCCATTAAACTAGTGTGCAGCCGTGTATTTGGAGAACATTAACCAATGTCACAAGTAAAAGTATGAAAAGGTCTTTAAGATTTTTGACGGCGGCACAACTTTTCAGCGAAAATGGAAGCAATTACTGACAATTATTGCACTCCCTCTAGAGACAGTTATCAAGGGAGCGCAAAAATAGAACAATTTCCAAAAATCGTAGTGACTAAATCATTCAGAACTGGGGCAATCCTCTCCGAGACTATCAGTGAGGCAGCGGCGCAGAGCAGCGCCAATCACAACAAGTAGTGTCTCAGCTCAAGGGAAATAATCGCCGCAGATGGTAAGCCAAGACTCCGTACTGCTAAGGTATTCGCAGGACAAGCACAGCGGGCATCCACCAGTATGAATGAACTTTGTCGCAATCAGGCCACAACATGAGTTGGCCACGGCAGAAGGGTAGGAATATGGCTTGCTTACAGCATCCAGATAGGGAACAACCAGTTTACTTAATGGCACACCACACCATTGGGCGCCGGCAGGGTGCAGTAGACACAAGAATCACAAGTGCTGAAATATCAGGCATCCATGCAGCAGTGCAGTGGACCGGTACACATTGGAATATTCGCGACCTGAGTCGCAATGGCACCTGGCTAAATGGCCAGCAGTTGGTACCCGCTAAAAGCTACCCACTCCAGACCGGTGATAAGATCGCTTTTGGGCGGGCGAATAACCCAGCTTGGATCGTCGAAAACCTCGATGCTCCCGAGAATTTGCTGATCGATATTCACTCTGGCGAGGCACAACCGCTGGAACAATACCACCTGCTGCCCGATGAGAACGAGCCCCTCGCCAGCCTTCAGTACAGCCCCTTAACAGGGCAGTGGCTGTACGAGTTCACAGGTCCATCAGCTGAAGACGGCGATAAGACCCTGATAAATCATGGCGATCGTATCGATTGCGGCCTGCATAGCTGGCAGCTCTTTCTTGCGGACAACCAAGGGGCAACGAAAGAGTTATCTCTGCAGCAACTGTCTATTGTCGACTTTGAGCTGAAGTTCTCTGTGAGCTCCCACGAAGAGCATGTGCAGTTACAACTTCAGCGGGAAGGTATGAAGCAATCCTTACCAGCAAGAATCCACAACTATCTCTTGTTGTACCTTGCTCGTGCCCGCCACAAAGATATGCAGAGCGGCATGGACACTGACTCCCAGGGCTGGGTTTCTATTCAGGTAGCCACTCACGAGCTGGGTATCACTGTTAACCACTTAAACACCCAAATCTTCCGCGCCCGCAAACAAATCTCTGAATCACTACCTGATGCAGTGGATACTTCGAGTCTGGTAGAGCGTCGATCCTGGGAAATCCGTATTGGCTGTCCACAATTCGAAATTTATAAAGGCAACCAACTCGAGGCAAAAACAGAGCCGGAAGCGGTATAGCTTCATCTCTAGAAAGGGGGCTTAAGGCTAAGCCCCTTCATTACCTATTCAGTAATTATTTGCCAGGGTGGCGGAGCTGAATCTCTTATCCCTCGGCAAGAATTACAATGTCAGCGCAACCACCCTCTTATATCGGCCGGTACAAGATCATCAGGCAGCTTGGAGCCGGGGGAATGGGAGTTGTGTACCTCGCCAAAGATGAGCGACTTAACAGAGAGGTCGCTATAAAGCGATTGCTCAACAACCCTGAAGACGAATCTGCCTCACAACGAATTCGCCAGGAAGCATTACTGCTCGCACAACTAAACCACAACCACATCGTACAAATTTATGATGTTGTGGAGGAACAGAACGATGTAGCCCTGGTTATGGAGTATGTTGATGGCCGCCCACTCACCTATTGGGCACGGGAGTTTAACCCCAGCCTCTGCCAGAAAATCCAGCTACTCAAGCAAATCACTAGCGGTCTTGCGCGTGCCCATGCGGCTGGAATTATTCACCGCGACTTGAAAGCTGACAACATCCTTATTGACAGCAATAACATCGCAAAAATCGCTGATTTTGGAATTGCGCGGAGCTGGCAGGATACGAAAGAAATTACCCGCGAGCAGCATATCGCTGGCAGCTGGTACGCAATGTCTCCCGAGCAGGCCCTCGGCGAGAAACTGGATAACCGCTGTGACTTATTTGCCCTGGGGATGCTCGCCTATCACCTACTGTGTGATCAGCCTCCCTTCGGCAAGCATGGAAGCCCATACGTTATTATCGATCGGATCATCAACAACCCGCACCCACCCGCAGGAGCCATAAACCCCGGACTTCCTACGGCGCTTTGCAAGTTACTGGATAAGCTGCTGGCCAAAAACCCGGACAAACGCCCCGTCAGTGCTGCCGTTGTAGCCACCGATTTGGATGTGATACTGAGCCAATTAACATCGGATCATGAAACCGCCGATGACCATGACATCACGATCACCACGGAAGACTTTCATGTACAACATCGACGTACAAACAAAGGACACAAACTTCTAGCCGGCATACTCCTGGCATCCGGTGCGATGTTACTAGGCTTAACCGCCGCTGTTTTTCCTGAACTTTCTCTATGGGGAAGTAAAGAACCCTCGGCAAAGTACATTGCGATTATTGAGCCAGACTTATCAAACCTGCGCAGCCGAGAGGAAAAGCTACTGGCCAATAACCTTCTCAGCTCCATCAAACAGGGGCTTTCCGATCAACCAGCGCTACTACTGGTGCCCTATTCGGAATCCCAGCAACTAAAAGGCAAGCCTTTGCGGGAGCAGGCGCAAGCGCTCAACGCACAGCTGCTGCTCCAATTTGCCCTAAACTGTGAAGCCACCGCCTGTGAAGCTTCATTTGCCCTTATAGAAACCGAGGGGTTTGCTGAAGTCGCCAACCGTAGTGCCATGCTGAACCTGGATGCACCGCTGGAGAGCCGCGCACGTGTTTTGCAGCAACTGCACTATCTACTTCCCAACTACCCAACAGGAAGCCTAAGAGTTCAGTTCAGCCTTAGCCCTGAAGATTACCAGCAATACCTCGAGATATTCGAACAGCGCAATAATGAAGCTAATGTTACCGGGGCAATTACCAAAGTTGAGGCTCTGCTAAAAAGGAACCCCTACTTCCCCTCCTACTATGAACTGTTAGCGGATCTATTAGCCACCCACCTATATCACTCGCGGGATACCAAAATACGCAGCCGACTCACAGGGCTTCTCAACAACATACCAACAAAGATTTCTAACCACCCAACGGTGTTGATCACTAAGTTGCGTATTGCCATCTTCCTGGCAGATACAGAGCTTACAGAGTCCTTACTTGCAAAACTAAAGCTGCAACTACCTGATCAGGCTCTCTACTACTTCCTGCGCGCGAAAGCCCACCAGCGAAGGGGGAATTTCAACCGTGCGCTGGAAGTCATTAACCAAGCGCTCAACATTCGTACCAGCCCTCTTTATCTTCGCCAAAAGGCTCTGACCCTGACCCTGATGGGGCAAATGGAAAAAGCGAGACCTTACCTTTTACATGCGATCCGTCTCAACAATCAATATATTGATGCTATCTCCTTGCTTGCAGCCAATGAATTGGATTCAGGCCGCCCCAAAGAGTCTATCCGGCTCCTTAGTGAGGTGGGCTTAAAGCATTTAGGGGACCGGGATACCTTCAACCTTTGCTTGTCCTATTACATCGAACAGCAGCTGCAGGATACAAAAAACTGCCTGAGCCATGTTGCTGAACGAGCCCCTAACGATCCCCATGTATATCTGCTACTGGCAGAGATTGCCCGCCTGGAAAATAGACAGCTGCAATCACAAGAGTTTGCCCAGCGCGCTCTGACCTTGGCACAAGAGCAGGAGGACTGGCTTGGATTGTTACTGCGAGCAAGAGCCTATTCTGAACTGGGCCAGGGTGAGCAAGCCATTGAGACACTATTAAAGATGGATAACACCGCTCCAGACGGCCTATTTGTCAATTACAGCCGCGCCCAGGTTTACATGGCCAGCGGCGATATGCTTTCCGCCAAAGCCTATATACGAAAAACTTTGGAGTTAGGCATGGCTCCAGTGTGGTTCACAACAATTGGCTTTCAGCCTATTTGCACTTTGGCAAGCTTTGATGATATACGCGCCAATTACCCAACATTATGCTCTGGCATAACTGTCACTTTAACAGCCAAAAACAAATCAAACAGAATGGAATAACGTGAACCATTTCCCTTTAAGAGGGGACAGATGCCTTCACGAAATTGTACTATCAGGTAAAATCCCCTATCCATCCGAGAAGAATACAATACAATGGACGTAGTTGCGTTGGAGAAAACTGAGGAGTATCAAGGCCGTTACAGGGTTGAGCGCACCCTGGGTGCTGGTGGTATGGGGGTTGTTTACTTAGCCGAAGATATCAAACTTCGGCGAAAGGTAGCTATTAAGCGCCTCCGCTCTGACTTAAGTGGAAATTCTGCAGAGGCCCGTTTTCGCAGCGAAGCTGAACTTTTAGCCAGGCTGAACCATCCAAATATTGTGCGGCTTTATGACGTACTGGAAGAGAATAATGGCATAGCCCTTGTCATGGAGCTAGTTGAAGGCGTCACTCTTAAAGAATGGCTTCGCGAGAACAGCCCCACCCTGGCAATTAGGCTCGACTTATTGATGCAATTATGTCAGGGGCTCAGTAAAGCTCATTCCCTAGGTATTATTCATCGCGATCTAAAGCTGGAAAATATCCTTGTCACTAATGATGGTGTAGCAAAGATTACTGACTTTGGCATCGCCAAAGCGCTGGACTGTGACCAACAACTAACCAGAGAGGATCATATTGCTGGCAGCATACAGGCAATGTCCCCAGAGCAGGTTCAAGGCGCCCCTCTCGATGCTCGAAGCGACTTGTTTAGCCTGGGTAGTATTGCCTACGAACTACTTTGCAACAACAAGCCCTTTGAACGTGGAGACTTAAATGCGCTGGCATTTGCCCAACAAATCTGTAGCGCACCCCACATTCCTCCACAAACCCACTGGCCAGAAATACCTAAGCCACTTATAGCACTGCTCGATAGACTCTTAAGTAAGCGTCCCGAGCAACGTCCAGACTCTGCCCAGCAAGTTTTCGAGGCTCTCTCTTTAGTCCGCCATCATGGCATTGATGCTGACACCCAACAATATTCTGAAACAGTAACACAGTTGCTTATCAAACCGCGCAAGAAATATAGCCGTCTGAATAAGTGGCTAGCCGGCTTTGCCGTTCTAGCTACAGCCGTAACATGGGGCTGGAAAACTTACTCCAAGCTGCCCCCCAAGTATATCGCGGTACTTCCTGTCGAATTTAGCGGAGAAACAACCGACCAGAGCACTAACACTCTAATCACAGCTATGGTACGCCAAGCTCTTATGAATACACCAAGCCACCTAAAGTCAAGTGCTTTAGTAAGCTACACCCCGAGAAAGCAAACCAGCTTAGATGATCGATTACAGCAATTAAAGGATCAGGGGATTACGGATGCCTTAGTAGCACGCCTTGAGTGTATGCAATTACGTTGCAATATTGAAATACAGGTTATCAGTCCGTTAGATAAACAAGTCCAAAAACAAACTTCTTTTATTTTTCTTCCGGGCCAACAGAGACAAGAATCACAATATTCAATACGGAATAGTGCAATAGACCTATTTCCAAGTAAGTACCATAAAGAGTCAGTCATCGATGTCAAAATGACATCAGAAGACTACAATAAATATCTTTCTACAATTTCGAAACTTGCGAATACCGCTACTGAGCCTAAAGACTTAGAGATAACAAAAGAACTGATTGGAAAATATCCCAAAAACTCAAACCTTTACTCTCTATACGCAAATATAGCCACTAAATTGTATATGGCTAGCAACGATGCCAGCTTGCTTACCTCGGCCCTTGGAATATTAGCCAGCGCAGAATCTACTGGGGCCGACAAAACCGCTCTTCTTGAAGCCCAGCTTTACATAAAGTCCACAGGTATAGATAGAGAGGGTTTTGAATCGATATTGGATAAACTTCAAGCTAAAGGATACCCTTCTGCGCACCTGCTTGCACAGTATGCCCGATACCGTTACTCCCAAGGAGATTATAAGCAAGGTCTATATTATGCAAAGCAAGCTTCAGCCCTAAATCCTTCTGCACACAATCTATACATAGTCGCAATAAATCAGCTTCAGGCTGCCAACTACAATGAAGCACGAAAAACTTTATCCAATCTTTTAGAGGGATATCCAGATTTCTGGTCAGCTTATTCCGTTATCGGAGTTATTGAGTTGGAGCAAGGTAACTTAGAACTCGCTCAGAAGGCTATTACTACTATTCCAGAGCAGTTCCGAAGCTTAAGCGCTGAAGCCAACTTGGGAGTAATTTACTTCCTCCAACGGAAGTATCAGCAAGCTCTTAAGAAATATAGAAAAGTTATATCTATATCTCCCAACAATTTAACTGCGATCTACCAAATTGCAGAAACCCACCAAATGCTGGGGAACAATCAACTCGCAATTAATGAATATGAGAAAATTTTAAGATTAACCTCAGATATTGAAAACGAAGAGCTGAATACACAAAAGTATCGATTTAGAGCCATCGCTCTGGCAAACCTCAACCAACATGCCGACTCAATAGTTATACTAAATAAGCTACTAAAGATGAGCCAAAATGACACTGATATTAAGTATAGCGCAGCCCTTATCTACGCTCTTTCTGAGGAGTGGCGATCAGCAAACTACTATATTCTAGAGTTAATCGAGCAAGGCATGGGCGCAGAATGGTTTACCTTACCTGCGTTTCAAAAGCTCTGCACCCAGCCTCAGACTTCACAAAAAGTTATTGAGACTATTTGCTACTAGAGTGGATCGTTAACTGGAAATGGATCAACCTGCGCATCTGGATCTCCAGAGACAAAGTGCGCTCCAGTTTCCGCATCCACGCACATCCATAGGAAAGAGAAGTTATCGGGGATATCTTCTCTATCCTTGATTTTGATAATCAGTTTAGTGAATTCGCCATCCACCTCTTTAGCGCGAGCACGGAACTGGTGACGAAAATCCGGGCTCAGGGCAATAAGACCATCTAACTTATGGCTCTGGCGATAGCGAACAAATTCCAACTCGCGACCCGGCACTTGCGATAAATCCAAGGTCACCTCCAGAGTCAATACTGCACGCCTATGGATTTTGAAGTGCATATTGCCGAAGTGCTCTTCAGGGTTAGCCGCATTAAACAGCGGCCAGTACTGAGGCTTACCATCTTCTTGCTCTTTAGGCTGAAGAACCAAATCCAGTTTTAACCCTTCTTTAGGCACCTTTACGTCAAGCACAGGTAGGTCAGCACAATTGACCATATTTCCATCCCTCTCTAAAAATTTGTTATATGGTGTCACCAAAGGACGTTTTATCTTTTGTAAACTACGTCCGTGACCGCGTTATCATAACCGGTCTCAACTTTTAAAAAAGCCAGCAGAACTGAAGTTACTGACCCGAAGCATCGACAGTTACAACAACACTATCAAGAGCAAAATTCAGCATCCGTGCCCGGACAAGTATACTAAGTTGAATCGACCAAGACTCTGGATCTGTCAATTCCAACTTGACCACTCAGCTTGCGCTGAATCCCTTTTCTCCCTAACACGCAAAGGGGCGATAGGGGAATTAAATCCATCCAAAATTTTATTGTGGAAGCTGCCTTTCCATGGCTTGGTAACTGTTTCCACAATCACCGGTACTCTCTCACGTGGACCTCAATGTACAGACTTAAGGACTACAGGTCGATCACACCTCATTACAGGGAAGCACACACCAAATATTTAAAAGGGGCGCATAGAGTCATCATACGCCAAAAAAAATGTTTGGTAAGCGCTTAACTCAAGCAGAAGCTAGAGCGGAAGGATTATTCCTTTTCCACTATGGCGACACCGAGACCCCAAAAAATAAGGCCATATTTTTTAAAATAAATATAAAACTATTCTTGGAGCTTGTTGAAATTAATCGATGATCCCATTCGCCAATTTAATCTAATTTGAA
This DNA window, taken from Microbulbifer sp. MKSA007, encodes the following:
- a CDS encoding protein kinase, with protein sequence MSAQPPSYIGRYKIIRQLGAGGMGVVYLAKDERLNREVAIKRLLNNPEDESASQRIRQEALLLAQLNHNHIVQIYDVVEEQNDVALVMEYVDGRPLTYWAREFNPSLCQKIQLLKQITSGLARAHAAGIIHRDLKADNILIDSNNIAKIADFGIARSWQDTKEITREQHIAGSWYAMSPEQALGEKLDNRCDLFALGMLAYHLLCDQPPFGKHGSPYVIIDRIINNPHPPAGAINPGLPTALCKLLDKLLAKNPDKRPVSAAVVATDLDVILSQLTSDHETADDHDITITTEDFHVQHRRTNKGHKLLAGILLASGAMLLGLTAAVFPELSLWGSKEPSAKYIAIIEPDLSNLRSREEKLLANNLLSSIKQGLSDQPALLLVPYSESQQLKGKPLREQAQALNAQLLLQFALNCEATACEASFALIETEGFAEVANRSAMLNLDAPLESRARVLQQLHYLLPNYPTGSLRVQFSLSPEDYQQYLEIFEQRNNEANVTGAITKVEALLKRNPYFPSYYELLADLLATHLYHSRDTKIRSRLTGLLNNIPTKISNHPTVLITKLRIAIFLADTELTESLLAKLKLQLPDQALYYFLRAKAHQRRGNFNRALEVINQALNIRTSPLYLRQKALTLTLMGQMEKARPYLLHAIRLNNQYIDAISLLAANELDSGRPKESIRLLSEVGLKHLGDRDTFNLCLSYYIEQQLQDTKNCLSHVAERAPNDPHVYLLLAEIARLENRQLQSQEFAQRALTLAQEQEDWLGLLLRARAYSELGQGEQAIETLLKMDNTAPDGLFVNYSRAQVYMASGDMLSAKAYIRKTLELGMAPVWFTTIGFQPICTLASFDDIRANYPTLCSGITVTLTAKNKSNRME
- a CDS encoding FHA domain-containing protein, with the protein product MACLQHPDREQPVYLMAHHTIGRRQGAVDTRITSAEISGIHAAVQWTGTHWNIRDLSRNGTWLNGQQLVPAKSYPLQTGDKIAFGRANNPAWIVENLDAPENLLIDIHSGEAQPLEQYHLLPDENEPLASLQYSPLTGQWLYEFTGPSAEDGDKTLINHGDRIDCGLHSWQLFLADNQGATKELSLQQLSIVDFELKFSVSSHEEHVQLQLQREGMKQSLPARIHNYLLLYLARARHKDMQSGMDTDSQGWVSIQVATHELGITVNHLNTQIFRARKQISESLPDAVDTSSLVERRSWEIRIGCPQFEIYKGNQLEAKTEPEAV
- a CDS encoding YceI family protein, with the translated sequence MKKLSVFLIAALMGTVAQAAEYKIDTKGAHAFVQFRIKHLGYSWLYGRFDDFNGSFFYDEKQPEKSSINVDIDVTSLNSNHAERDKHLRSDDFLDTAKFPTATFKSTSFEPLEDGKARLNGELTLRGITKPITIDVTNIGGGKDPWGGYRQGFSGTTEFELKEFGIKSLGPASQKVEMILDIEGIRI
- a CDS encoding cytosine permease produces the protein MQLKNENLAVVKPEAKRWGTLTIFNLWANAAQSLAGYTLAATLFLGPNTNAWLVLAGIAIAAILIIILLNLIGEPSVKCGIPFPVLARASMGIRGANVPALLRGSVAIFWYGAQTWFAAHAMSLLLREWWPQAVGGQWLAMDRIDWASLVLVSLFQALLFFKGINTIRWFINLAAPCVYGVMLALLWMLVVRSDRQFSFAVATFFDRSIASWGDGLVQLIKVTGTMLALYAPIILSYGDFARFCKNVSVMRRGNWLGITINMTGFAIIVLFTTIAAQSVFHQNLANPTDIVQKLGNLELSLIAAVVFFTATAGINVVANFVAPVNDISNLLPKYLGFRRAALITLFLAFLISALWPAVIKQIGLVAFVNWMGVFLAPAYGVILSHYYLVEKRQMDVGQLYYSESDGRYYYFCGWNPRALLTLLGTCIVITMLAFFLPRGLMAGVDWLLAAAAACVVYWSVAKRS
- a CDS encoding cytochrome b, producing MQAKNSSSSYGWVAIALHWIMAPAIIGTFILGWWMRQLSYYDPWYQRAPEIHKGVGIILLGFLLFRLAWRFANPSPASNPQTPNWQKFAATATHGLIYLLLLAIMVSGYLISTADGRPIDVFSIVSIPATLQGIPNQEDIAGSIHEILAWGLIGLVTAHILAALKRHFIDRDGTLRRILGIRVKGSTDDHSHVQTTLSTTK
- a CDS encoding acyltransferase, coding for MFNFLPSFLLLVISSVLLAVSTLVCAAPILLFSVFRFILPFAFLQKIFMGFFISWAEMWITLNKGWMKLTQRTQVDVQGIEHLDKHGWYLVTANHQSWVDIFMMQSIFNRRIPFLKFFVKQELIKVPVIGMCWWALDFPFMKRYSKEFLKKHPEMRGKDLEATKKSCEKFKLIPTSIMNFLEGTRFSKEKHQRQQSPFKHLLKPKSGGIAFAMHCMGEQLNQLLNVTIVYPDGIPTFKDFLSGKLKKVIVRIEKVQLPSRFFERDYATDQEFRVEFNQWVNELWTEKDALIDKLLMESRA